The Mycolicibacterium flavescens genome has a segment encoding these proteins:
- the rfaQ_2 gene encoding transferase, which yields MSRAIVARLDSAGDVLITGPAVRAVAETHEEVTFLAGPRGRAAAELLPGVDDIIEFQAPWVDFDSPELTAGHVEAMVKQLRDIAPERVYIFTSFHQSPLPLALICRMASVPWVGAISEDYPGTLLDLRHHVPDGIPEPERALSLATAAGCELADGDDGRLRVRQPPPLLTGIAESLGDAPFIVFHPGAAVPARRPTTRRSIGMVEALVTAGCRVVVTGDPGERELTAAVAGESATDLGGRTTLETLAAVYAAARMVIAPNTGPAHLAAAVGTPVVSLFAPVVPASQWGPYGSTVIRLGDQQAPCRLTRARDCPVPGHPCLDGITDDELLDAVNRIGGRQ from the coding sequence ACGTGTTGATCACCGGCCCCGCGGTCCGCGCCGTGGCCGAAACACACGAGGAGGTCACCTTTCTGGCGGGGCCGCGCGGGCGAGCCGCCGCCGAGCTGCTGCCCGGCGTCGACGACATCATCGAGTTTCAGGCGCCGTGGGTGGACTTCGACTCACCCGAGCTGACCGCGGGACACGTGGAGGCGATGGTCAAACAGCTGCGCGACATCGCCCCCGAGCGGGTCTACATCTTCACGTCGTTTCATCAGTCCCCGCTGCCGCTGGCATTGATCTGCCGGATGGCTTCGGTGCCGTGGGTCGGGGCGATCAGCGAGGACTATCCCGGAACACTGCTCGACCTGCGCCACCACGTTCCCGACGGCATACCCGAGCCCGAGCGCGCGCTGTCGTTGGCCACGGCGGCCGGTTGTGAGCTGGCCGACGGTGACGACGGCAGGCTGCGGGTGCGCCAACCACCGCCACTGCTCACCGGAATCGCCGAATCATTGGGCGACGCGCCGTTCATCGTCTTCCATCCCGGAGCCGCCGTGCCCGCGCGTCGACCGACCACCCGGCGCAGCATCGGCATGGTCGAAGCACTCGTCACCGCCGGGTGCCGGGTGGTCGTCACCGGCGATCCCGGTGAACGCGAGCTCACCGCGGCGGTAGCGGGGGAGTCGGCCACCGACCTCGGGGGGCGCACGACCCTGGAAACGTTGGCGGCCGTCTACGCCGCGGCGCGGATGGTGATCGCACCCAACACCGGGCCCGCCCACCTAGCGGCGGCCGTCGGCACACCGGTGGTCTCGTTGTTCGCTCCCGTCGTGCCCGCCTCACAGTGGGGCCCCTACGGGTCCACCGTCATTCGGCTCGGAGACCAACAGGCCCCCTGTCGGCTCACCCGGGCCCGTGACTGCCCGGTGCCCGGGCACCCGTGCCTGGACGGCATCACCGACGACGAACTGCTCGACGCGGTCAACCGAATTGGAGGACGGCAATGA
- the hldE gene encoding Bifunctional protein hldE, translating into MSEPLVVIGDCMLDVDIEGTATRLSPEAPVPVVDTERIWRRPGGAGLAAVLAARTGCDVVLVTAVGDDAEGRALTDLLADAGVRVIGLPMAGNTVCKTRIRAAGQSMLRLDHGDGAAAGDALSPEVAEVLGQAAAVCVADYGRGITAHGEIRKLVASAAQRVPTVWDPHPRGTEPVSGCWLVTPNLDEAAGRSAESLREQWAARAVCVTLGPKGALVATDTGNEHHPVRDSAARGDHGDTCGAGDRFAIAATMALAAGRGVHDAVADAVDAASRFVAAGGAVGVSSAATVGGTHSATTSTALTGDIAEVRDHLRRRAGRLVATGGCFDLLHTGHVRLLRQARDLGDALVVLLNSDTSVRALKGPRRPVVADQDRARVLGALACVDAVVIFDELSPEAALEQLRPDIWVKGGDYTEADLPEVDVVRRHGGEVVLLPTVAGYSSSNLIAAARS; encoded by the coding sequence ATGAGTGAGCCATTGGTCGTCATCGGCGATTGCATGCTCGACGTCGACATCGAAGGCACCGCCACCCGGCTCAGTCCCGAGGCGCCCGTCCCGGTCGTCGACACCGAACGGATATGGCGACGACCGGGCGGGGCGGGACTGGCCGCCGTACTCGCCGCGCGGACGGGCTGCGATGTGGTGCTGGTGACCGCCGTTGGCGACGACGCCGAAGGCCGCGCGCTGACCGACCTGCTGGCCGATGCCGGCGTGCGGGTCATCGGTTTGCCGATGGCCGGGAATACGGTGTGCAAGACCAGGATCCGTGCGGCCGGGCAGTCCATGCTGCGGCTCGACCATGGTGACGGAGCGGCCGCCGGCGACGCGCTATCCCCCGAGGTGGCCGAGGTGCTCGGGCAGGCCGCCGCGGTCTGTGTGGCCGACTACGGGCGCGGCATCACCGCGCACGGTGAGATTCGCAAGCTCGTCGCCTCGGCCGCGCAGCGAGTGCCGACGGTGTGGGACCCGCATCCGCGCGGGACCGAACCTGTCTCGGGCTGCTGGCTGGTCACCCCGAACCTGGACGAGGCGGCGGGACGCTCGGCGGAGTCGTTGCGCGAACAGTGGGCGGCGCGAGCGGTGTGCGTGACCCTGGGCCCCAAGGGTGCACTCGTGGCCACCGACACCGGCAACGAGCACCACCCCGTGCGGGATTCGGCCGCACGGGGTGACCACGGCGACACCTGCGGCGCGGGGGACCGGTTCGCGATCGCGGCCACCATGGCACTCGCGGCGGGTAGGGGCGTCCACGACGCCGTCGCCGACGCGGTGGACGCCGCCAGCAGGTTCGTCGCCGCAGGCGGTGCGGTTGGCGTGTCGAGCGCCGCGACAGTCGGTGGAACCCATTCGGCGACAACGTCGACCGCGCTCACCGGTGACATCGCCGAGGTCCGGGACCACTTGCGCCGGCGCGCAGGCCGGCTGGTCGCCACCGGCGGCTGCTTCGACCTGCTGCACACCGGTCATGTCCGCCTGCTGCGGCAGGCGCGCGATCTCGGCGACGCGCTGGTGGTGCTGCTGAACTCCGACACCTCGGTGCGCGCGCTGAAGGGACCGCGCAGGCCCGTCGTCGCGGATCAGGACAGGGCGCGGGTGCTCGGCGCACTGGCATGTGTCGACGCCGTGGTGATCTTCGACGAACTGTCACCCGAAGCGGCGCTGGAGCAACTGCGGCCCGACATCTGGGTCAAGGGCGGCGACTACACCGAGGCCGACCTTCCCGAGGTCGACGTGGTCCGCCGCCACGGCGGTGAGGTCGTGCTGCTGCCGACCGTCGCCGGCTACTCATCGTCAAATCTGATCGCCGCAGCGCGGTCGTGA
- the gmhA_2 gene encoding phosphoheptose isomerase codes for MNPTIETHFSALSRAAGHLTPEAPKLAAWGRRLADVLTTGGRLLACGNGGSAAEAQHLTAELVGRFRDDRMPMSAISLHADTSALTAIGNDYGIDEIFARGVRAHGRPGDVLVSLSTSGTSPNVLAAVKAAHETGLTTWALTGPEPNPLAAMCDDAVCVEASTTATVQEVHLLLVHALCIAVDEVLLGVSHE; via the coding sequence ATGAATCCGACGATCGAAACCCACTTCTCCGCACTGTCACGGGCGGCCGGCCACCTCACACCGGAGGCGCCCAAGCTGGCCGCGTGGGGGCGACGGCTCGCCGATGTCCTCACCACCGGCGGCCGGTTACTCGCGTGCGGCAACGGCGGCAGCGCGGCCGAGGCGCAACATCTGACCGCGGAACTGGTCGGCCGCTTCCGAGACGATCGAATGCCCATGTCCGCCATCTCGTTACACGCGGACACCTCGGCGCTCACCGCGATCGGCAACGACTACGGGATCGATGAGATATTCGCCAGAGGCGTGCGCGCACACGGTAGGCCGGGCGACGTACTGGTCTCACTGTCGACCAGCGGGACGAGCCCGAATGTGCTCGCCGCCGTCAAGGCTGCACACGAAACCGGCCTCACCACATGGGCGTTGACCGGCCCCGAGCCCAATCCCCTCGCCGCGATGTGTGACGACGCCGTCTGTGTCGAAGCGTCGACCACCGCGACGGTCCAGGAGGTCCACCTGCTCCTCGTGCACGCGCTGTGCATCGCCGTCGACGAGGTTCTGCTGGGGGTCTCCCATGAGTGA